From the Streptomyces sp. Tu 2975 genome, one window contains:
- a CDS encoding aminoglycoside phosphotransferase family protein: MDETRAREVLTAAGFPADAALLALGENAVFAADRTVVKVGRDAETLPRAERELAVADWLQSAGVPAVRAAEPVARLVDGHPVTVWHRLPDAVRPAGPADLAELLRLFHTLPAPPFALPRRELLGGVERWLRLAGDAIDPADAAYLRERRDGFEAAAAGLTPHLTPGPIHGDALPRNVLVGPDGPVLVDLETVSSDLREHDLVVMALSRDRYGLPAEAYDAFTGTYGWDVREWDGCAVLRGARETASCAWVAQHAPANPRALAEFRRRVASLRDDDPGVRWYPF, encoded by the coding sequence ATGGACGAGACACGGGCACGCGAGGTACTGACGGCAGCCGGTTTCCCGGCGGACGCGGCCCTGCTGGCGCTCGGCGAGAACGCCGTGTTCGCGGCGGACCGGACCGTGGTGAAGGTCGGCCGGGACGCCGAGACGCTGCCGCGGGCCGAGCGGGAACTCGCGGTCGCCGACTGGCTTCAGAGCGCCGGGGTGCCGGCGGTACGGGCCGCCGAGCCGGTGGCGAGGCTGGTGGACGGCCACCCGGTGACGGTGTGGCACCGGCTTCCCGACGCCGTACGGCCGGCGGGGCCGGCCGACCTCGCGGAACTGCTGCGCCTCTTCCACACGCTCCCCGCCCCTCCCTTCGCGCTGCCCCGCCGGGAGCTGCTCGGCGGTGTCGAACGCTGGCTGCGGCTGGCGGGCGACGCGATCGATCCGGCCGACGCCGCCTACCTGCGGGAGCGCCGCGACGGTTTCGAAGCCGCCGCGGCCGGTCTCACCCCGCACCTCACGCCGGGCCCGATCCACGGCGACGCGCTCCCCCGCAACGTCCTTGTGGGCCCGGACGGCCCGGTCCTGGTCGACCTCGAGACCGTCTCGTCGGACCTGCGGGAACACGACCTGGTGGTCATGGCCCTGTCCCGCGACCGCTACGGCCTGCCCGCCGAGGCGTACGACGCGTTCACCGGCACCTACGGCTGGGACGTGCGGGAGTGGGACGGCTGCGCCGTCCTGCGCGGCGCCCGTGAGACGGCCAGCTGCGCCTGGGTCGCCCAGCACGCCCCGGCCAACCCCAGGGCACTGGCCGAATTCCGCCGCCGGGTGGCCTCCCTGCGCGACGACGACCCCGGGGTGCGCTGGTACCCCTTCTAG
- a CDS encoding S8 family peptidase, producing the protein MATHKRASRMKLTAAITAVAAAAGVTLLNTSFAGAAAPAEGKIYGANAEGAVAGSYIVMLDEKTDKKGLAKEYGGKLQRNYSSAINGFSASGLTETEAKRLAADPAVAKVVQNKKFSINATQDNPPSWGLDRVDQADTAGDSKYTYPDSAGEGVTAYVIDTGVRISHKDFEGRATHGFDAVDNDDSADDGNGHGTHVAGTIAGAAHGVAKKAKIVAVRVLDDNGSGTTEQVVAGIDWVTQNHQGPSVANMSLGGGADEALDEAVRKAIAAGVTFGVAAGNESSDAAQGSPSRVKEAITVASSTKEDAQSDFSNFGEIVDIYAPGSDITSSWNDSDEGTKSISGTSMATPHVVGAAAVYLAGHQDATPEQVATALTEGATADKITNPSAGTPNKLLKVVE; encoded by the coding sequence ATGGCAACTCACAAGCGCGCGAGCAGGATGAAGCTCACCGCCGCCATAACCGCCGTGGCAGCCGCAGCAGGCGTCACGCTTCTCAACACGTCCTTCGCCGGGGCGGCCGCTCCGGCCGAAGGCAAGATCTACGGTGCGAACGCCGAAGGCGCCGTCGCGGGCAGCTACATCGTCATGCTGGACGAGAAGACCGACAAGAAGGGTCTGGCCAAGGAGTACGGCGGCAAGCTGCAGCGCAACTACAGCTCCGCCATCAACGGCTTCTCCGCCAGCGGTCTGACCGAGACGGAGGCCAAGCGCCTCGCCGCCGACCCGGCCGTCGCCAAGGTCGTGCAGAACAAGAAGTTCAGCATCAACGCCACCCAGGACAACCCGCCGTCCTGGGGTCTCGACCGGGTGGACCAGGCCGACACGGCCGGGGACAGCAAGTACACCTACCCGGACAGCGCCGGTGAAGGCGTGACGGCGTACGTCATCGACACCGGGGTCCGGATCTCCCACAAGGACTTCGAAGGCCGCGCCACCCACGGCTTCGACGCCGTGGACAACGACGACTCCGCCGACGACGGCAACGGCCACGGCACGCACGTGGCGGGCACCATCGCCGGCGCGGCGCACGGTGTCGCCAAGAAGGCGAAGATCGTCGCCGTCCGGGTGCTCGACGACAACGGCTCCGGCACCACCGAGCAGGTCGTCGCGGGCATCGACTGGGTCACCCAGAACCACCAGGGCCCGTCCGTCGCCAACATGAGCCTCGGCGGCGGCGCCGACGAGGCCCTCGACGAGGCGGTCCGCAAGGCCATCGCCGCCGGTGTCACCTTCGGCGTCGCGGCCGGCAACGAGTCCTCGGACGCGGCCCAGGGCTCGCCGTCGCGGGTGAAGGAGGCCATCACGGTCGCCTCCTCCACCAAGGAGGACGCCCAGTCGGACTTCTCCAACTTCGGTGAGATCGTGGACATCTACGCCCCCGGCTCCGACATCACCTCGTCGTGGAACGACAGCGACGAGGGCACCAAGAGCATCTCCGGCACGTCGATGGCGACCCCGCACGTCGTCGGTGCCGCGGCGGTCTACCTCGCGGGCCACCAGGACGCGACCCCGGAGCAGGTCGCCACGGCGCTCACCGAGGGCGCCACGGCGGACAAGATCACCAACCCGAGCGCGGGAACGCCGAACAAGCTGCTGAAGGTCGTCGAGTGA
- a CDS encoding extracellular solute-binding protein, with protein sequence MGTRKPRGRLLAAAAALALLMTGCSNGAARDDGTIRLRFQSLAWQKESVDANKELVEEWNAAHPDVQVEYVQGSWDSVHDQLLTSFEGGEAPDIIHDASDDLADFAYGGYLADLTELLPERLRADIPRQSWETTTFGGGVYGVPFLQEPRVLIANAEILESSGARVPTAEKPWSWEEFRQVTKDLTKKMGKGRYAVAWPLKEPVSVTLNLGLSAGGRLFHRGQDGKVTIDFRDGDGVVPGTIHDQVAVDRSASRSTLGMGGSDTLPGFFGGKYAMVPLGFSYRQQIVQQAPEGFRWTVLPAPAGPGGPAQGVSPQTLSVAQDSAHKKEAAQFIDFMLRPQNMVRLAKGDWMLPTGTQALGDPSLHTEKDGWATGADLARHLRSAPAQSVRGYPEWKDKVATPAYQEFYSGAIDEQELKERLVKDGNLVLARYQR encoded by the coding sequence ATGGGCACACGGAAACCACGGGGCCGGCTGCTCGCGGCCGCCGCCGCACTCGCCCTGCTGATGACGGGCTGCTCGAACGGCGCTGCCCGCGACGACGGCACGATCAGGCTCCGCTTCCAGTCGCTGGCCTGGCAGAAGGAGTCCGTCGACGCCAACAAGGAACTGGTCGAGGAGTGGAACGCCGCCCACCCCGACGTCCAGGTCGAGTACGTCCAGGGCAGCTGGGACAGCGTCCACGACCAGCTGCTCACCTCCTTCGAGGGCGGTGAGGCGCCCGACATCATCCATGACGCCTCCGACGACCTCGCCGACTTCGCCTACGGGGGCTATCTCGCGGACCTGACCGAGCTGCTGCCGGAGCGCCTGCGGGCGGACATCCCGCGGCAGAGCTGGGAGACGACGACATTCGGCGGCGGCGTGTACGGCGTCCCGTTCCTCCAGGAACCTCGGGTGCTGATCGCCAACGCCGAGATCCTCGAATCGTCCGGGGCCCGGGTTCCCACGGCCGAGAAACCGTGGAGCTGGGAGGAGTTCCGTCAGGTCACCAAGGACCTGACGAAGAAGATGGGCAAGGGGAGGTACGCCGTCGCCTGGCCGCTCAAGGAGCCCGTCTCCGTGACGCTCAACCTGGGCCTGTCCGCGGGCGGCCGGCTGTTCCACCGGGGGCAGGACGGCAAGGTCACCATCGACTTCAGGGACGGTGACGGCGTCGTGCCCGGCACGATCCACGACCAGGTCGCCGTCGACCGAAGCGCCTCACGCAGCACGCTGGGCATGGGCGGGTCGGACACCCTGCCCGGCTTCTTCGGCGGCAAGTACGCGATGGTGCCGCTGGGCTTCTCGTACCGGCAGCAGATCGTCCAGCAGGCGCCGGAAGGATTCAGGTGGACGGTCCTGCCCGCGCCCGCCGGGCCGGGCGGGCCCGCCCAGGGAGTCAGCCCGCAGACGCTCTCCGTCGCGCAGGACAGCGCGCACAAGAAGGAAGCGGCGCAGTTCATCGACTTCATGCTGCGCCCGCAGAACATGGTGCGGCTGGCCAAGGGCGACTGGATGCTGCCGACGGGCACCCAGGCCCTTGGGGACCCGTCCCTGCACACGGAGAAGGACGGCTGGGCGACCGGCGCGGATCTCGCCCGGCATCTGCGGTCGGCCCCGGCCCAGTCGGTGCGCGGCTACCCGGAGTGGAAGGACAAGGTGGCGACGCCTGCGTACCAGGAGTTCTACAGCGGTGCGATCGACGAGCAGGAGCTGAAGGAGCGGCTGGTGAAGGACGGCAATCTGGTGCTGGCCAGGTATCAGCGCTGA
- a CDS encoding DUF1697 domain-containing protein: MTTRYAALLRGINVGSGKQVPMARLRGLISDLGHGDVATYLQSGNAVFNSEEQDEDALAGGLERAIEETFGFHVDVLVRDGAYLRSVADACPFPAASLQGKQLHVTYFSERVTPDRFASVRAAAHLPEEFRLGDRALYLYAPEGLGRSKLAVALSRPGLLKGVVATSRNWNTVVKLVEMTSA; this comes from the coding sequence ATGACGACGAGGTACGCGGCACTCCTTCGCGGGATCAACGTGGGCTCGGGCAAGCAGGTCCCCATGGCGCGACTCCGCGGGCTCATCAGCGACCTGGGCCACGGCGATGTCGCGACCTATCTCCAGAGCGGCAACGCCGTCTTCAACAGCGAGGAACAGGACGAGGACGCGCTCGCCGGCGGTCTTGAGCGCGCGATCGAGGAGACGTTCGGTTTCCATGTCGACGTCCTGGTGCGGGACGGGGCGTATCTGAGGTCGGTCGCCGACGCCTGCCCTTTCCCCGCAGCCTCGCTCCAGGGCAAGCAGTTGCACGTCACGTACTTCTCCGAGCGGGTCACCCCCGACCGGTTCGCGTCCGTCCGCGCCGCGGCCCACCTGCCGGAGGAGTTCCGGCTGGGCGACCGCGCGCTGTATCTCTACGCGCCGGAAGGCCTCGGCCGATCCAAGCTCGCGGTGGCGCTCTCCAGGCCGGGTCTGCTCAAGGGCGTCGTCGCCACCAGCCGCAACTGGAACACCGTCGTCAAGCTGGTGGAGATGACCAGCGCCTGA
- the mgt gene encoding macrolide-inactivating glycosyltransferase — protein sequence MTEPQRAHIGMFSIAAPGHVNPSLDVIRELVARGHRVSYAIPESFADRIAETGAKPVVYRSTLPTEEEPEAWGTELIDNIEPFLNDALQVLPQLAEAFAGDEPDLVLHDITSYPAIVLAHRWGVPAVSLSPNLVAWEGYEEEVAEPMTAELRASERGKAYYARFTDWLAENGITTHPDRFVGRPRRSIVLIPRALQPNADRVDESVYSFVGACQGDRASQGEWKRPADAEKVLLVSLGSSFTKQPAFYRECVKAFGDLPGWHMVLQIGRYVAASELGELPGNVEVHSWVPQLSVLRQADAFITHAGAGGSQEGLATGTPMVAVPQAVDQFGNADMLVGLGVARRVATEAPAAELREAVLSLTSDPEVAARLTSIRAEMAVEGGTRRAADLIEAELRGADSVGPPGD from the coding sequence ATGACCGAACCCCAGCGTGCTCACATCGGCATGTTCTCCATCGCGGCCCCCGGGCATGTGAACCCGAGCCTGGACGTGATCCGGGAACTCGTCGCCCGCGGCCACCGCGTCAGCTACGCGATTCCGGAGTCGTTCGCCGACCGGATCGCGGAAACGGGGGCGAAGCCCGTCGTCTACCGCTCCACTCTTCCCACCGAGGAGGAGCCCGAGGCCTGGGGCACCGAACTGATCGACAACATCGAGCCCTTCCTGAACGACGCCCTCCAGGTGCTGCCGCAGCTCGCCGAGGCGTTCGCGGGTGACGAGCCGGATCTCGTCCTCCACGACATCACCTCCTACCCGGCGATCGTCCTCGCCCACCGCTGGGGTGTGCCCGCCGTCTCCCTCTCGCCCAACCTCGTCGCCTGGGAGGGCTACGAGGAAGAGGTCGCCGAACCGATGACCGCAGAACTCAGGGCGTCCGAGCGCGGCAAGGCGTACTACGCGCGCTTCACCGACTGGCTCGCGGAGAACGGGATCACCACGCACCCCGACCGGTTCGTCGGCCGGCCGCGCCGCAGCATCGTCCTCATCCCGCGGGCGCTCCAGCCGAACGCCGACCGCGTGGACGAGTCGGTGTACTCCTTCGTGGGCGCGTGCCAGGGCGACCGTGCGAGCCAGGGGGAGTGGAAGCGCCCCGCGGACGCGGAGAAGGTCCTCCTCGTCTCCCTCGGCTCGTCCTTCACCAAGCAGCCCGCCTTCTACCGCGAGTGCGTGAAGGCCTTCGGGGACCTGCCCGGCTGGCACATGGTGCTCCAGATCGGCCGGTACGTGGCGGCGTCCGAACTCGGCGAGCTGCCGGGCAACGTGGAAGTCCACTCATGGGTACCGCAGTTGTCGGTGCTGCGGCAGGCTGACGCGTTCATCACGCACGCCGGGGCGGGCGGCAGCCAGGAGGGCCTGGCCACCGGCACCCCGATGGTGGCGGTGCCGCAGGCGGTCGACCAGTTCGGCAACGCCGACATGCTGGTGGGACTCGGAGTGGCGCGCCGCGTCGCGACGGAGGCGCCGGCGGCGGAGTTGCGCGAGGCGGTGCTGTCGCTGACCTCCGACCCGGAGGTCGCGGCGCGGCTCACGTCGATCCGCGCGGAGATGGCGGTGGAGGGGGGCACGCGACGAGCGGCGGACCTGATCGAGGCGGAGCTGCGCGGGGCCGACTCCGTCGGTCCGCCCGGCGATTGA
- a CDS encoding sugar ABC transporter permease, whose amino-acid sequence MDHGAWFLVLPALIPILVLSVGPLLYGISLAFTDAQAGRTEPTEWIGTLNFQDLLHDTLFWESFRIGLLWAVGVTVPQFLLALGLALLLDQRLRLRWLARALAIVPWAMPEVVVGIMWRLVYNPDAGILNETLRDLGLGGGQDWLTGLATALPAVVVVGIWAGMPQTTVALLAGLQNTPHELHEAAALDGAGAWRRFRTVTWPAIRPVALAVTALNFIWNFNAFALVYVLTSGGPGGRTRLPMLFAYEQAFRYGQFGYAAAMGCVMVALISVMLAFYLVGRLKGGEDA is encoded by the coding sequence GTGGACCACGGGGCCTGGTTCCTCGTCCTGCCCGCGCTGATACCCATCCTGGTGCTGAGCGTGGGGCCGCTTCTCTACGGCATCTCGCTGGCCTTCACCGACGCCCAGGCCGGGCGCACCGAACCCACCGAGTGGATCGGCACCCTCAACTTCCAGGACCTGCTCCACGACACACTCTTCTGGGAGTCGTTCAGGATCGGTCTGCTGTGGGCGGTCGGCGTGACCGTCCCGCAGTTCCTGCTCGCGCTCGGCCTCGCCCTGCTGCTCGACCAGCGGCTGCGGCTGCGCTGGCTCGCCCGGGCGCTGGCGATCGTCCCGTGGGCGATGCCCGAGGTCGTGGTCGGCATCATGTGGCGGCTCGTCTACAACCCGGACGCGGGCATCCTCAACGAGACCCTCCGGGACCTGGGCCTGGGCGGCGGACAGGACTGGCTCACCGGCCTCGCCACCGCCCTGCCGGCGGTCGTGGTCGTCGGGATCTGGGCCGGAATGCCGCAGACCACCGTCGCCCTGCTCGCCGGACTGCAGAACACCCCGCACGAACTGCACGAGGCGGCCGCCCTCGACGGCGCGGGCGCCTGGCGCCGGTTCCGCACCGTCACCTGGCCGGCGATCAGACCGGTCGCGCTCGCCGTCACCGCCCTCAACTTCATCTGGAACTTCAACGCCTTCGCGCTGGTGTACGTGCTCACGAGCGGCGGGCCGGGCGGCCGGACCCGGCTGCCCATGCTGTTCGCCTACGAACAGGCCTTCCGCTACGGCCAGTTCGGGTACGCGGCGGCGATGGGCTGCGTCATGGTCGCACTCATCTCGGTGATGCTCGCCTTCTACCTGGTGGGCCGGCTCAAGGGAGGAGAGGACGCATGA
- a CDS encoding endo-1,4-beta-xylanase, whose protein sequence is MAAAGTVAMEGTAYAAGTLGASAAEKGRYFGTAVAANHLGESPYVSTLNTEFNSVTPENEMKWDALEKSRNSFSYGPADQIVSHAQSRNMKVRGHTLVWHSQLPSWVGSLNATELRSAMNNHITQVMQHYRGKIHSWDVVNEAFQDGSSGARRSSPFQDKLGNGFIEEAFRTARTADPAAKLCYNDYNTDGQNAKSNAVYNMVKDFKQRGVPIDCVGFQSHFNSASPVPGDYQANLKRFADLGVDVQITELDIEGSGSSQADSYSRAVNACLAVTRCTGITVWGITDKYSWRASGTPLLFDGNYTKKPAYHSVLAALGGSGGTPDPGTPGGATCSVSYQRTAAWGDRFNGQVTVTAGSTPITNWSVNVTVASAQDIVTTWNGSPTWDSSGNVMTMRPNGNGNLAAGSSTSFGFTVMTNGNWNAPALGACTAS, encoded by the coding sequence ATGGCAGCCGCCGGAACCGTCGCCATGGAGGGCACCGCGTACGCCGCCGGCACGCTCGGCGCCTCCGCGGCGGAGAAGGGCCGGTACTTCGGCACGGCCGTGGCCGCCAACCACCTGGGTGAATCGCCCTACGTCTCCACCCTGAACACCGAGTTCAACTCGGTGACGCCGGAGAACGAAATGAAATGGGACGCCCTGGAGAAGTCCCGCAACTCCTTCAGCTACGGCCCCGCCGACCAGATCGTCAGCCACGCCCAGAGCCGGAACATGAAGGTCCGCGGCCACACGCTGGTCTGGCACTCCCAACTGCCGAGCTGGGTGGGCTCGCTGAACGCGACCGAGCTGCGTTCCGCGATGAACAACCACATCACCCAGGTGATGCAGCACTACCGCGGCAAGATCCACTCCTGGGACGTGGTGAACGAGGCGTTCCAGGACGGCAGCAGCGGCGCCCGGCGCAGCTCGCCCTTCCAGGACAAGCTGGGCAACGGCTTCATCGAGGAGGCCTTCCGCACGGCCCGCACCGCCGATCCCGCGGCGAAGCTCTGCTACAACGACTACAACACCGACGGCCAGAACGCGAAGAGCAATGCCGTCTACAACATGGTCAAGGACTTCAAGCAGCGCGGTGTCCCGATCGACTGCGTCGGCTTCCAGTCCCACTTCAACAGCGCCTCCCCGGTGCCCGGTGACTACCAGGCCAACCTCAAGCGCTTCGCCGACCTCGGCGTCGACGTGCAGATAACCGAGCTGGACATCGAGGGCTCCGGTTCCTCGCAGGCCGACAGCTACAGCCGCGCCGTCAACGCCTGTCTGGCCGTCACCCGCTGTACCGGCATCACGGTGTGGGGCATCACCGACAAGTACTCGTGGCGCGCGAGCGGCACCCCGCTGCTCTTCGACGGCAACTACACCAAGAAGCCGGCGTACCACTCGGTTCTGGCCGCTCTCGGCGGCTCCGGAGGCACTCCTGATCCCGGCACTCCCGGTGGAGCCACCTGCTCGGTCTCCTACCAGCGGACGGCCGCCTGGGGCGACCGCTTCAACGGTCAGGTCACGGTGACGGCCGGGAGCACGCCGATCACCAACTGGTCCGTGAACGTCACCGTCGCCTCAGCCCAGGACATCGTGACCACCTGGAACGGCAGCCCGACCTGGGACAGCAGCGGCAACGTGATGACCATGCGGCCGAACGGCAACGGCAACCTGGCGGCCGGCAGCTCCACGAGCTTCGGCTTCACCGTCATGACCAACGGCAACTGGAACGCGCCCGCCCTGGGCGCCTGCACCGCCTCCTGA
- a CDS encoding carbohydrate ABC transporter permease, with the protein MRTGRAGRAGQYAALLGYLVFLAFPFLWLISTAFKPPRELGSLHPTWIPADPTLANFRQAFDEQPLLRAAGNSLVAALTAALIAVLIATPMAYAMARRRGRLTTAATSWVVVSQAFPFVLVIIPLFLVLKSLQLINTLSGLIMVYVVWSLPFALWMLVGYVRAVPRELEEAAAVDGAGRLRTLVSVTAPLLAPGIVATALFAFITAWNEFFFALVLLKTPEKQTLPVVLTHFLGAEGVADLGPLAAAAFLATIPSLVIFAIIQKRITGGMLAGAVKS; encoded by the coding sequence CTGCGTACCGGCAGGGCGGGACGCGCCGGACAGTACGCCGCGCTCCTCGGCTATCTGGTCTTCCTCGCCTTCCCGTTCCTGTGGCTGATCTCCACGGCCTTCAAGCCGCCGCGGGAGCTCGGGTCGCTGCACCCCACCTGGATACCGGCGGACCCGACCCTGGCGAACTTCCGGCAGGCATTCGACGAGCAGCCGCTGCTCCGGGCCGCCGGCAACAGTTTGGTCGCGGCCCTCACCGCCGCGCTGATCGCCGTGTTGATCGCGACCCCCATGGCGTACGCGATGGCCCGCCGCCGCGGCAGGCTCACGACGGCGGCGACGAGCTGGGTCGTGGTCAGTCAGGCCTTCCCGTTCGTCCTGGTGATCATTCCGCTCTTCCTGGTCCTGAAGAGCCTCCAGCTGATCAACACCCTGTCCGGCCTGATCATGGTGTACGTCGTCTGGTCGCTGCCGTTCGCGTTGTGGATGCTCGTCGGCTATGTACGGGCGGTACCACGCGAGTTGGAGGAGGCGGCGGCGGTCGACGGCGCGGGACGGCTCCGAACGCTGGTGTCGGTCACCGCGCCGCTGCTGGCGCCGGGCATCGTCGCCACCGCGCTGTTCGCGTTCATCACCGCCTGGAACGAGTTCTTCTTCGCGCTCGTCCTGCTCAAGACGCCGGAGAAGCAGACCCTGCCGGTCGTGCTGACCCACTTCCTCGGCGCGGAGGGTGTCGCCGACCTGGGGCCGCTCGCCGCGGCCGCGTTCCTCGCGACGATCCCCTCGCTCGTCATCTTCGCGATCATCCAGAAACGGATCACGGGCGGCATGCTGGCCGGGGCGGTGAAGAGCTGA
- a CDS encoding MMPL family transporter, with translation MPVMGRTGSGPRGIAARAGGWSARHRWAAVGIWILFVLLAMVAGSAAGTVELKDSEQLSGETTQAARITEQAGIEEPASESVLVQARSRSVKAVDPEFRKAVDDVVRAVEGTHEVTAVTSPYETKSISRDGRSALVQFDVRGDPETASERIDPVLKAVADVQDRHPDLRVEELGGASMGKTFDEAFGDDFRRAEFSAVPVALGILLIAFGALAAALLPVLLAITAIMATMGLMGVVSHVMPMSETANSVMLLVGLAVGVDYCLFYLRREREERAAGRDGRTAIMIAAATSGRAVVVSGVTVCVAMAGMLFTGIGEFESMGLASLIVVAVAMIGSVTVLPALLSLLGERVEKGRLPFLNRRKRAAGPHSGESRVWSRVLGGVLERPLVSLIVAAGALVAIALPALGMKTQNFTLDQEFGDSVPIVATYERINEAFPGGADPAQVVVKADDIDSVQVRQAIAGFQEQAVSSGASEGPVEVVTHKAQNVAFVSVPLVGGSDQDRAEKSLEKLRDEVRPATLGKVDGVEAPITGQVAGSKDFNDQLTGAVAPVFAFVVLFAFVLMLLSFRSLTIAVTSIVLNLLSVGAAYGILTAVFQHGWGASLVGAEGVGAIIAWLPLFLFVILFGLSMDYHVFVVSRIREARAKGRDTREAITHGVVTTAGVVTSAAVIMVAVFAIFGTLSMQSMKQMGVGLAAAVLIDATVIRGVLLPAIMALLGERNWYFPKWLRWLPDMTHDEPPTPERERADDARGVDPVHV, from the coding sequence ATGCCTGTCATGGGGAGAACAGGAAGTGGTCCGCGCGGTATCGCCGCACGGGCAGGCGGCTGGAGCGCCCGGCACCGCTGGGCCGCCGTGGGGATCTGGATTCTGTTCGTGCTGCTCGCCATGGTGGCGGGCTCGGCCGCGGGCACCGTCGAACTCAAGGACAGCGAACAGCTGTCCGGCGAGACCACGCAGGCCGCACGCATCACCGAGCAGGCCGGCATCGAGGAGCCTGCCTCGGAGAGCGTGCTCGTCCAGGCCAGGAGCAGGTCCGTCAAGGCGGTCGACCCCGAGTTCCGCAAGGCCGTCGACGACGTCGTACGGGCCGTCGAGGGAACGCATGAGGTCACGGCCGTGACGTCGCCCTACGAGACGAAGAGCATCTCGAGGGACGGCCGCAGCGCCCTGGTGCAGTTCGACGTGCGGGGCGACCCGGAGACCGCGAGCGAGCGGATCGACCCCGTACTGAAGGCCGTCGCGGACGTCCAGGACCGGCACCCGGACCTTCGGGTCGAGGAACTCGGCGGCGCCAGCATGGGCAAGACGTTCGACGAGGCGTTCGGCGACGACTTCCGGCGGGCCGAGTTCTCCGCCGTGCCCGTCGCGCTGGGCATCCTGTTGATCGCCTTCGGGGCGCTGGCCGCCGCACTGCTGCCGGTGCTGCTCGCCATCACCGCGATCATGGCGACGATGGGCCTGATGGGCGTCGTCAGCCATGTGATGCCGATGAGCGAGACGGCCAACTCCGTGATGCTCCTCGTCGGTCTCGCCGTCGGCGTCGACTACTGCCTGTTCTATCTGCGGCGCGAACGCGAGGAGCGGGCCGCGGGCCGCGACGGCCGCACCGCCATCATGATCGCGGCGGCCACCAGCGGCCGCGCCGTCGTCGTGTCGGGTGTGACGGTGTGCGTGGCCATGGCGGGCATGCTCTTCACCGGCATCGGGGAGTTCGAGTCGATGGGACTCGCCTCGCTGATCGTGGTGGCGGTGGCGATGATCGGCTCGGTCACCGTCCTGCCCGCGCTGCTCTCCCTGCTCGGCGAGCGGGTGGAGAAGGGCCGGCTGCCCTTCCTCAACCGCCGCAAGCGGGCCGCCGGTCCACACAGCGGTGAGAGCCGGGTGTGGAGCCGGGTGCTCGGCGGTGTGCTCGAACGGCCGCTGGTGTCCCTGATCGTCGCCGCCGGAGCGCTGGTCGCCATCGCCCTCCCCGCCCTCGGTATGAAGACTCAGAACTTCACCCTGGACCAGGAGTTCGGTGACTCGGTGCCGATCGTGGCGACGTACGAGCGGATCAACGAGGCGTTCCCGGGCGGCGCCGACCCGGCGCAGGTCGTCGTCAAGGCGGACGACATCGACTCCGTGCAGGTGCGGCAGGCCATCGCCGGATTCCAGGAGCAGGCCGTGAGCTCCGGGGCGTCCGAGGGACCGGTGGAAGTCGTCACCCACAAGGCGCAGAACGTCGCCTTCGTGTCCGTCCCCCTGGTCGGCGGATCCGACCAGGACCGGGCGGAGAAGAGCCTCGAGAAGCTGCGGGACGAGGTACGGCCCGCGACCCTCGGCAAGGTCGACGGCGTCGAGGCTCCGATCACCGGACAGGTCGCCGGCTCGAAGGACTTCAACGACCAGCTGACCGGGGCGGTCGCGCCCGTGTTCGCCTTCGTCGTCCTCTTCGCCTTCGTCCTGATGCTGCTGTCGTTCCGCTCCCTGACGATCGCTGTCACCTCGATCGTCCTCAACCTGCTGTCGGTGGGCGCGGCGTACGGCATCCTGACCGCCGTCTTCCAGCACGGCTGGGGCGCGTCGCTGGTCGGCGCGGAAGGCGTCGGCGCGATCATCGCGTGGCTGCCGCTGTTCCTGTTCGTGATCCTGTTCGGGCTCTCGATGGACTACCACGTCTTCGTGGTGTCACGGATCCGCGAGGCGAGGGCCAAGGGCCGCGACACCCGCGAGGCGATCACGCACGGCGTGGTGACGACGGCGGGCGTGGTGACGAGCGCGGCGGTCATCATGGTCGCGGTCTTCGCGATCTTCGGAACGCTGTCCATGCAGTCGATGAAGCAGATGGGCGTGGGCCTCGCGGCGGCGGTGCTGATCGACGCGACGGTCATCCGCGGGGTGCTGCTGCCCGCGATCATGGCGCTGCTGGGTGAGCGGAACTGGTACTTCCCGAAGTGGCTCCGCTGGCTTCCGGACATGACCCACGACGAGCCGCCGACGCCTGAACGGGAGCGGGCGGACGACGCGCGGGGGGTGGACCCGGTCCACGTCTGA